TGACCGAGGACGGCCTCTACGTCGCCCGCCATGTATTGGGCGACGGCTGGCTCCAGATCGGGGACGAGCGCGCGGGCTGGCGGTTCGAGCCCGCGGAGGCGCGCAGGTGAGCCGCTGGAAACAGTGGATCAAGGAGCCCAAGGGCGCGCTGCCCGGCGGGATCGTCACGAAGGCCGGGGTCGTGCTGATCGCCGTGCTCGTCGCCGGCATGCTGTTCTCCTCCTCGCTCACGGGTCCCGACGAGGACCCCATGGCCCCAGCCGCGCCGGAGGCGCAGGCCGTGGACCATCGCGCGGGCCGCGCGTTCGAGGGGCGCCTTCGCGCCGAGGCGGAGCGCCACGCCCAGCAGGCCGCCGCGGACGAGGCCCGGGCCGAACAGGAGCGCAGGCAGGCCGATGCGGACGCTGCGGCCGAAGAGGCCGCGGCCGGGGCCGCGGCGCGGGCGGCCGGAGTGAGTGGAACGGGCGGCGGGGTGGTCGGCATGGCCCAGGCCGAGCACGAGCTTCGCGAGGCGCTCCGGCTGGAGGAGATCGAGCGAAGGACGCGCTCGCTCCGCGCGCTTCCCGTCGCACGGTCGCACCGGGATCCGAACGAGAGCCGGGATGGTGTGCGCCCCGCCGAACCCGAGGCGTCCGACGCCGCGCTCGACGCGATGCTCGCGTCCGTCGAGCGGTCGGTCGCCGCGCTCGAGGCGGAGATGCACGGCGGACTGGCGGGCCAAGGGGTTCTGCCGAGCTCGCCGGGAGCCTCGTTGCAGGGCACTCGCGTGCCCGGCACGCCGGAGCCGGGAATCGCCGTCCAACCCACGGACCCGCCCGGCTGGGAACGGATCCGCGAGGGCTCGTTTCTGGAGGCCGTGCTTCTGACCCAATTGTCGGGCGAGTTCCCCGGCCCCGTGCTCGCCATGGTGTCGGTGCCGCTGTACTCGGCGGACCGCCAGCGGGTGCTTGTCCCGCGCGGCGCGCGCGTCGTCGGGACGGCCCTGGCCGTAGCCAACCGCGACCAGAGCCGCCTGGCCGTCGCGTTCCACCGGCTGCTGCTCCCCGGCGGCGGCTGGATCGACCTCGAGTTCGCCGGGCTGAACCAGGCGGGCGAGGGCGCGCTCAGGGACCGGGTGAACCGCCACTACCTCTCGACGTTCGCGGCGGCGGGCGCCGTCGGCGCCATCAGCGGCCTCACCCTCTCCGGGGCCTCGCCCTACGGGCTCCGGGCGGGCGTCGGCCAGGGGCTCGGAGGCAGCGCCACGTCCGTTCTCGACCGGTTCCTCAACCGGATGCCCGAGATCACCATCCGCGCCGGCCACCGGC
The nucleotide sequence above comes from Candidatus Palauibacter soopunensis. Encoded proteins:
- a CDS encoding TrbI/VirB10 family protein — protein: MSRWKQWIKEPKGALPGGIVTKAGVVLIAVLVAGMLFSSSLTGPDEDPMAPAAPEAQAVDHRAGRAFEGRLRAEAERHAQQAAADEARAEQERRQADADAAAEEAAAGAAARAAGVSGTGGGVVGMAQAEHELREALRLEEIERRTRSLRALPVARSHRDPNESRDGVRPAEPEASDAALDAMLASVERSVAALEAEMHGGLAGQGVLPSSPGASLQGTRVPGTPEPGIAVQPTDPPGWERIREGSFLEAVLLTQLSGEFPGPVLAMVSVPLYSADRQRVLVPRGARVVGTALAVANRDQSRLAVAFHRLLLPGGGWIDLEFAGLNQAGEGALRDRVNRHYLSTFAAAGAVGAISGLTLSGASPYGLRAGVGQGLGGSATSVLDRFLNRMPEITIRAGHRLRIWFTSDVLVPRPGAAPIN